The following coding sequences lie in one Apium graveolens cultivar Ventura chromosome 3, ASM990537v1, whole genome shotgun sequence genomic window:
- the LOC141710816 gene encoding uncharacterized protein LOC141710816: MAGPSHLNSPHSLHVFCVKSPSSSSPTALSTMKLKSIVHTYILSHLCRIARALTKAKSILIDLIKEIQLLNFIQPTRRQKNKNKLFFGSFRLHYNWCSSHVLPVPSPISHIYHDNTWNSIISPGCSDIEESQLSGYLHWLERKVQEESKTEDMNEIDKLADMFIANCHEKFLLEKQESYRMFQEMMARSV, translated from the coding sequence ATGGCTGGTCCCTCTCATCTAAACTCTCCCCACTCCCTGCATGTTTTCTGTGTCAAATCTCCATCTTCTTCTTCCCCTACGGCCTTAAGCACCATGAAACTCAAAAGTATTGTTCACACATACATTTTGTCACATTTGTGTCGCATCGCTCGTGCTCTCACCAAGGCCAAATCCATCCTCATTGATCTTATTAAGGAAATCCAGCTCCTAAACTTTATACAACCTACTAGGAGgcaaaaaaacaaaaacaaactTTTTTTTGGTTCCTTTAGACTACACTACAATTGGTGTTCCTCTCACGTGTTACCGGTGCCCTCACCTATTAGTCATATTTATCATGATAACACATGGAATTCTATTATATCGCCCGGATGCAGCGACATTGAGGAATCACAGCTTTCCGGGTACCTCCATTGGCTTGAACGAAAGGTTCAGGAGGAGTCTAAAACTGAAGATATGAATGAGATTGACAAGCTTGCTGATATGTTCATTGCTAACTGCCACGAGAAGTTTTTGTTGGAGAAACAAGAATCATACAGGATGTTTCAAGAGATGATGGCTAGAAGTGTGTGA